The sequence atcagctaacagctgaacAAAACAGGacctaaattttcaaaacacagAAAATGGAATAACTAATACATTTAAGTGggtagattaaatttaattaatttcattataCATTCATACTACAATAATATACAGACGATCTTAAGTTTTCAAAAgttcaaatattaaaattaataggagaatatttggaatacttaaaagtttaaatagACGGGTTTTAATGGATCTAGACCGGATTGGATCTATGATTAATTTTCATTGTCCAAACCCGGCCCAAAGAAATAAGTTTATGTATAAACCAAAATGTAAAGAAATTTACAGAATTAAGAAATGAAAACCAGAGTATTTGGATATATTAAAATTGCAGTTTAATCATCATCAGGCTTACAAGCCCCCTTGGAATTGGAAGGAGAACAAACTTTTTCAAGCCTTCTTCCAATGGAAGCACCAATCTCACCTGAACAAACTTTTTCCAATCCTCTTCCAACTACACCTCCAAACCCTCCTTCCGAAACAGAATCTCTCGATTCCTTCTTCCTCGGATGTATCGTCCCGAAAAGagcttcaacttcttctttagCTCTTTGAAAAATACTCGGACCTTTGATTTCATCCATACCAGTATTCTCATCAATGTCATCTCTCCTTCCATGAGTTTCGCTGTAACGATGATGACGACGATCACGATTGCTGATTGCTTCTGCAGATTGATTGCTGAAATAGCAATAACAAATCTCATAATCCAAATTACAGATCTGATTTTGAAATTCGTATCTATACTATACTATACCAACCTTTTCTGATGAGCTTCAATCTCCTCTTTCGCTCGATCAAACACATTTGGGGCTTTTACGTTATTGATCGGAGTGTGTTCATTAACGTCTTTCTTCTGATGAAAATGAAATCTCTCACTGTGTAATACTGCCTGAATCTTCTCCTTCGCCCTCTCTACTAGATTTGGGGCTTTCACATTTTCATCTGCCGCCGTATCAACAAATATCAGAATCAAAAGTGCCGCGATTAAATTCAATctcaaattgaaaaatatcaagaataaatagaaaaaggaaaaaagaaatcCTACCTGATAGAATTTTAGATCCAGCCATTGATATAGATAAGAAGAATGATCGGATTTTGATGAAAATTGGAATTGTGAGATATAAATAAaactagaagaagaaaataaaccGCCGCGTTtggcaaagtttttttttttttttttttttttttttttttttttttgataaaagtgCCATATTTCATTCCATAGAATCATAAAGTACAAATACAGCACAATAAAACTTCCCACCTATACAGGCTATAACCAGTATAAGATCCACAAAGGAAAGAAAATATACTACAAAGAGCAAgataaagactacaaagagcaagatAAAACCACAAAGGGTACTCGCGTTTGGCAAAGTTAAGATCTTTTTGGCcccttttatattttttggtgTGTTGTTTTGATTGGTTGTCCGCCAGATCAAATTGTGGAAAATATGCTTAAAAAGTGCATGCAATGGAGGCTTGATCTCCTACACTGCAATTAGATGTAATCTTCCACGTCAACTATCATTAATTATTGAGAATCAATGTTTTTCTTttaggaaaattacaaaactaggtcaaatgagagacttatttacatatttaactcatttattcaacctactacatatttagactgatttttgtgtgactttccagaCCTTTTGGAATGAGAAATgaaagtccagaccttttgggatggatgtgtcccacggtgcataccaagattactcatccgcttcaaaattgataccggattagttaggttcactttgaagattgaCACCATGGGATGGaagtgtcccatggtgcacaccaagattggcaACACCTCTCCTAACTAACCATTTCaagagtgaatgtgtcaatcttgagggaagttaATCCCTATACATGAAGGAAAGttatctcccctgcagcccagtacgccgccttctagaaagggatgttacatATTCAATCACCTTCAGAAAAAaataatcgtgttaggcagggaaaaagacgattttggctttgCGAAAtgagattagcgaagcatgcgaatgtaagtgtgcagggaaagaggtgattttacttcgctaatcgatgttttcgcgaggtatgtgaggtctgaaacgtgacgatctacgtcgcatatcgatggttttgcgaagtctgcgaggtttgaaacgtgacgatctattCGCAAACTTCGCGAAGTAGATCCacacgtttc comes from Euphorbia lathyris chromosome 8, ddEupLath1.1, whole genome shotgun sequence and encodes:
- the LOC136203210 gene encoding uncharacterized protein, whose translation is MAGSKILSDENVKAPNLVERAKEKIQAVLHSERFHFHQKKDVNEHTPINNVKAPNVFDRAKEEIEAHQKSNQSAEAISNRDRRHHRYSETHGRRDDIDENTGMDEIKGPSIFQRAKEEVEALFGTIHPRKKESRDSVSEGGFGGVVGRGLEKVCSGEIGASIGRRLEKVCSPSNSKGACKPDDD